GTCAGCATCAGACGTCTTCACGATTTAGATAAATCAGGCAGGCATTACTTGCGAACCATGATTCCACTTATTGGTCCATTTGTTATGCTGGTTTGGTCCTTCACCAAAGGCACCGAAGGCGTTAACCGCTTTGGTCCCGACCCATTGGTAACCGCAGCCTAAGCAAAACCCACTTATCAAACACACCCTCGTCCTTAAGGCACTTGGGAATAGATTAAGCAGGAATTTATGCATGTTGGAGAACCAATTATTTTCCGCAATGATTTCAGCTTAACTGAAAAAGTTGTATCTAAACCTCTTCTTGGTTAATCAATTTATAGGCCATTTACCTTGGAACGGACAACAGAATGCGTGATAAGCTGGTGCCTGATAAATTCGTTTTTTGCAGATGTGTCTGGGCTAGCGCAACGCTTGCCTTCTTCGCGCTCGCTTCCTTCGCGCCTACCCCGGCCAACGCCGCAAAGAAAACGTCACGAAGCCACTATGCTTCCACTTCTTTTCGTTACACAAGTCACTTCGACTTTGGTCAATTGATTGACGACGGTGAGTCGATGTGGCGCTACATCGACATCGAGCCCTCCTGGTTTCGAGTAATCGAATACGGCTACATCCACGACGAAGACGTTTCATTTTCGCTTTCGCTTGCCGTTCCGGATGACGTTGAAGATCTCGCTCGCTCCGTCTTCCTCGGTATTCAGGCAGGTGGCTGGTTCCTCTCGGTGGAGTCCGGTTTTTTGGCAGGCAAGACTACCAACGAAACCGAAGTTTTTTCTCTCGACACAAATGTGGATGTTTTTCGCGGGGATGACGATGCTGCCATCCCCATCGGGCAAAAGATCCACAATCGCTACCTCAATGTGTCAGCACTTAAGTATCAGGCCAATGCTATCAGCTGGGGAGGTACCTACATTCAAAACAGGGTTCCCCGCTCGTTCAAGCTCATGCGGGAAGTCTCCGGCAGCACCCATCGCGAAGCACCTAAGCGCTCCTATTCCCCGGCCAATACGATGCACCTTGTAGGTCTCAAAATGCAAATGAGCCCAACCAAGGCTCTGAGCGTCGGTTACGACATTTCCACCGGATCTACAGAAATTTATCGAGGGACCCACTATCGCTCATTCATTGCAGTCGACGTTGATATGGTCTTTGGTTTGGCAATCTGGCAGAGAGATACGAGCAACGACGAATTCATCCGAGAGCAAGTAACCAGCACGCCTGCAGATTATTTTCTTTACGAAAATGCGAAAATTGTAGCCACCGATAGCACGGTGGACGTCGCACTAAGTGGAACTATCCGGCTGGAGTGGTTAAATCTGTGGAACTATCCATGGGCTCAAATCTCTGCAGGTGTGGGCATAGAGGCACGCAGCCATCAATACATACCGCTAAGTGACAGCGCCGCCGATGCCAGCGATCACCCAGAAGACATCGTAGTCTCCTACGGTTACGATCTGGGCAATATCATGTGGGGTCCCTATCTGCGCATCGCCGCATCTTGGTAGTGGCCTCTCAGGGTCCCCCTTAAAAGGTGTCACCGACCTTAATAATTTTCATCGCTTTATCTGTTTGATTTAGGCTTTTGTGTCCAGACAATATAGTTTTGACTCTAAATGACCGCTCAATTCTAAACATTTTAGGCGTGCAAACGTAGCAATGCTTCTGTCATTCTTGCATGGCATCACTGAGAACTGTGTTATTTGCTTAAGATTCTATTGGAGGCTTAAAGGTTCCAGGTTGAGTCCATCTTCGAGAAAACCTATTTTGGAGGATTCCCACATGGATATGGTCATTGGATCAGCAGTATTACCAGCTAGGTACCCACTGCACTGTTTCAGTTGGATAAGGCGCCAAGCATAAGCGTTTCATCGCTTTCTCGAGGCATGGTTATGATGACCCGTCTTGCTTGCCTACAACTAAATCTCTCCGGATTTTCGCCTCTTAGCAACTTCACAAACACAGCAAATAGGTCTCCCGATTGTTGTTATATTAGCATTTCATCTTTCATCCTTCATCTTTTCTTAAATGAATATCGACCGCGACTTTTGCGTCAGGGTTATCGCTTGGGCATAATGATGCTAAGCTCAAGAATTCGGATTAAAAATTTCATCACTATTTACGAAAGTTCCACGATGTTCATTTCCCTTCGACAACTACTTATTCTCACTCTTACCTTGTTTAGTGGAACTACCGCTCTAGCGACTGAACTCAACTACGATTGGAAGACAGGGAACACCTACCGTTTTCAGGCGAAATCTGTCGACAACGTGAGCATGTCTGGGATGGGGATGAGCATGAAGGACACCTTCACCCTTGATTCCACATTTGCGATCCACATCGATTCAGTTCAACCCAACGGTACAGCCGAGGGTGTAATAGCCATTGAAGCCTTCAAAGTCGTTAACAAGTCCGGGCGAGTGATGGGGAGCCTCTCTGGGCTTCCGAAAACCGCACTGCGAAATCTGGTAGAAATTGACCGTAAAGGGAACTTTAAATTCAAAGAAATTGTCTACATGGTGATCGATGAAAAAGGAGACAACATGTTGGTCTCGGCTAAAGTCGGACCAAATGGTGGATCGGGTAGTGCTCAAGTGGGAGATGAGAAAGTCACAGTGCATGCTTCGTTTGATCCAAAGACAGGCAAACTCAGTGGTGGGTACAGCATAGAGAAAGTTAAAAAAACGACCTCTAAGAAGAAAGTTAAGGTGAAACAAGACGCACCGAAAGTTGACCTTCTGCCAACGAAGTTTCTTGAGTTGCTAAAGCTCCCCGACGGTTCGGTGAGCCCAGGTGCGAGCTTTAAGATGAAGATGGGCGCGACCACAATTGAAACAAGTACACCGACGGTCAACGCTAAGCGGGCGACACTTAAAACATCCATCGAGACCGGTACCGGTGAAGATGGCATGGGCGGCATGGGTGGCATGGGTGGCATGGGCGGCATGGGCGGCATGGGCGGCATGGGTGGCATGGGCGGCATGGGCGACATGGGCGGCATGGGTGGCATGGGAGCCGGTGCGCCGGAAATGAAACTTACGGGTTCATTCGAATCGATA
This genomic window from Deltaproteobacteria bacterium contains:
- a CDS encoding DUF805 domain-containing protein — translated: MLQTSLALTTLAMTVPNIATAVMYLQVAVIPPVFAVSIRRLHDLDKSGRHYLRTMIPLIGPFVMLVWSFTKGTEGVNRFGPDPLVTAA